In one Sporomusa sphaeroides DSM 2875 genomic region, the following are encoded:
- a CDS encoding 2-methylaconitate cis-trans isomerase PrpF family protein: MDQKSIRTVIMRGGTSKAMFLREEDLPQDKAKRDQIILKVFGSPDVRQIDGLGGADPLTSKLAIIAKSDKPNADVEYTFGQVSYVAPLIDYSGNCGNISSAVGPYAVDEGLVQIEEPVTTVRILNTNTGKMLYEKVQVEGGKAKVKGDYVIAGVPGSGAEVVVDFSDTAGSATGKLLPTGNVLDEIEVAGFGKIQASLVDAANPVVFVRAADLGMTGIETPKQIDENGKLLAALEEIRGKAAVMMGLCGKWEDAVKEIPAFPMVAYVAPAQGYNDFTTGKAIAESDVDFVSRLLFMQVTHKTYAGTATTCTGAAARIEGTVVHQAMMAKDRGKDIAVRIGHPAGVIALNVAAEQRNGDWTLTRAEVNRTARRIMEGTCYYIDSE, encoded by the coding sequence ATGGATCAAAAATCAATTCGCACCGTCATTATGCGTGGCGGCACCAGTAAGGCCATGTTTCTTCGTGAGGAGGATCTGCCGCAGGATAAGGCCAAGAGGGATCAGATTATTCTAAAGGTATTCGGCAGTCCTGATGTCCGCCAGATTGACGGACTTGGCGGCGCGGACCCATTAACAAGCAAGCTTGCCATTATCGCAAAGTCAGACAAGCCTAATGCCGATGTAGAGTATACCTTCGGCCAGGTGTCCTACGTTGCGCCCCTCATTGATTATTCCGGCAACTGCGGCAACATCTCGTCCGCCGTAGGACCCTATGCCGTTGATGAAGGCTTAGTACAGATTGAGGAGCCGGTAACCACTGTACGGATTCTAAATACCAATACCGGAAAAATGCTGTATGAGAAGGTACAGGTCGAGGGCGGCAAGGCCAAGGTCAAGGGCGATTATGTTATTGCGGGTGTTCCCGGATCAGGCGCAGAAGTAGTCGTCGACTTTTCCGACACAGCAGGTTCGGCAACCGGCAAGCTCTTGCCAACCGGCAATGTGCTTGATGAAATCGAAGTCGCAGGTTTCGGCAAAATCCAGGCATCACTGGTGGATGCCGCTAACCCGGTGGTGTTTGTACGTGCTGCTGACCTCGGTATGACTGGTATCGAAACGCCCAAACAAATTGACGAGAATGGCAAGCTGCTGGCAGCACTGGAGGAAATTCGCGGCAAGGCTGCTGTTATGATGGGCCTGTGCGGCAAGTGGGAGGATGCTGTCAAAGAAATTCCCGCTTTTCCGATGGTGGCTTATGTGGCACCTGCTCAAGGCTACAATGATTTCACAACAGGCAAGGCTATCGCCGAAAGTGATGTGGATTTTGTTTCGCGCCTCTTATTTATGCAGGTGACGCACAAGACCTATGCCGGTACTGCCACAACCTGCACAGGAGCGGCTGCCCGTATTGAGGGTACCGTTGTGCACCAGGCAATGATGGCGAAAGACCGCGGTAAAGACATTGCGGTGCGCATCGGGCATCCGGCCGGTGTCATTGCCCTGAATGTCGCAGCCGAACAAAGAAATGGCGATTGGACGCTGACGCGCGCTGAGGTTAACCGTACCGCCAGGCGCATTATGGAAGGAACCTGTTATTACATAGACTCAGAATGA
- a CDS encoding L-serine ammonia-lyase, iron-sulfur-dependent, subunit alpha — protein MPTLKKRLEVLQPVTMGQMIGLAKEFAVSVVDVVLAEAELQTGKSQEEILADVMEQYRHNLQAIEIGLKDGESILLGTVASQLGKIEGPKCFDDKFLDDVLLYTQAAQVGNHCIGLRPCAGTGDSCPYTGYIMAMMRAGYSEREVAEIAALFLKIGGLFRAGKVTTGCNMEGFGAGAPCIAAGTVALMKGTPEQMEKAMVLALSPTIGVPCTPRVLVPALCTTHIAGAVMIGMYSAKLLLRVDIDVNVPIDVMFAMASQVHVQSGKHLVPTVVDFMEPFFKRKPQVEDLVEQHVKDAEQAKIEQTLKNADAISQNFAKQTLPITNTLGEAVVGGSSQAVGSPTNAARIAHELAQGTIRKITVELYPELFARRAINIPGVLMGAAFGSSTADYEMYNVAVQKVREAGIEVNIVEGTEAYIQKITIETDQMTCWVDTLNRGGGRVHLRDASPSLEQAAEAARRLGIVLA, from the coding sequence TTGCCGACGTTGAAGAAAAGGCTGGAAGTTTTGCAACCTGTTACCATGGGACAAATGATTGGCCTGGCAAAGGAGTTTGCCGTTTCTGTTGTCGATGTTGTATTGGCCGAAGCAGAGCTGCAGACAGGGAAATCGCAAGAAGAGATTCTTGCGGATGTTATGGAGCAGTACCGCCATAATTTGCAGGCCATTGAAATCGGGCTAAAGGACGGCGAAAGTATCCTGCTTGGTACGGTTGCGTCACAGCTGGGAAAAATCGAGGGTCCCAAGTGCTTTGACGATAAGTTCCTTGATGATGTTTTGCTGTATACACAGGCTGCACAGGTGGGCAATCACTGTATTGGCCTCAGACCTTGCGCCGGAACCGGGGATTCCTGTCCTTATACAGGCTATATCATGGCCATGATGCGTGCCGGTTACAGTGAGCGAGAAGTCGCAGAGATTGCTGCCCTGTTTTTAAAAATCGGCGGACTGTTCCGTGCCGGCAAAGTGACGACAGGCTGCAATATGGAGGGTTTTGGTGCTGGTGCACCCTGTATAGCAGCCGGTACGGTCGCATTGATGAAAGGAACACCTGAGCAGATGGAAAAAGCCATGGTATTGGCACTATCTCCCACCATCGGTGTTCCGTGCACACCGCGCGTGCTGGTCCCGGCTCTGTGTACAACACACATTGCCGGTGCTGTTATGATCGGTATGTACTCCGCCAAGCTGCTCTTGCGGGTAGACATTGATGTTAATGTGCCGATTGATGTGATGTTTGCCATGGCCAGCCAGGTTCACGTCCAGTCAGGCAAGCATTTGGTGCCGACTGTGGTGGACTTTATGGAGCCGTTTTTTAAACGCAAGCCCCAGGTAGAAGATTTGGTGGAACAGCATGTCAAGGATGCCGAGCAGGCCAAAATTGAGCAAACACTGAAAAATGCCGATGCCATATCGCAAAATTTTGCCAAGCAAACTTTGCCAATTACCAATACCTTGGGTGAGGCTGTTGTCGGCGGCAGCAGCCAGGCTGTCGGTTCGCCGACTAATGCAGCGCGTATTGCGCATGAACTGGCTCAGGGGACGATCCGAAAAATAACGGTGGAATTGTATCCGGAACTGTTTGCACGCCGGGCCATCAACATTCCCGGGGTATTGATGGGTGCTGCCTTTGGCAGTTCGACCGCAGATTACGAGATGTACAATGTGGCCGTTCAAAAGGTTCGCGAAGCAGGGATTGAAGTAAACATCGTTGAGGGTACGGAAGCTTACATCCAAAAGATAACCATTGAGACAGATCAAATGACCTGTTGGGTTGACACCTTAAATCGCGGTGGCGGCAGGGTTCATTTGCGCGATGCTTCGCCTTCGTTGGAGCAGGCAGCAGAAGCGGCCAGGCGGTTGGGCATTGTCTTAGCCTAA
- a CDS encoding isocitrate lyase/PEP mutase family protein, which yields MKQRKVLRELLRDKAILVAPGAHDALTARVVEKCGFSAVYMTGYGQAASALGKPDIGLLSMTEMLDRARKMVSAVNIPVIADADTGFGNAVGLMRTVEEYEAAGVAAIQLEDQVAPKRCGHMSGRKVVSLEQMVGKIKAAIAARKDVDMCIIARTDARTVHGIDEALRRAKAYEAAGADIIFVESVESVEEMRLVNSTIKIPSLANMVEGGRTPLIPNKELQEVGYRLVIYPTASTYVTAKAMFQLMQQLKADGTTATSMDNMIVFSEFNQLVGLQDFGKIEDQFVCE from the coding sequence ATGAAACAAAGAAAAGTACTCAGAGAGCTTCTGCGTGATAAAGCCATCCTTGTCGCGCCTGGTGCGCATGACGCATTGACTGCGCGTGTTGTGGAAAAGTGCGGGTTTTCAGCAGTGTATATGACCGGATATGGGCAGGCGGCAAGTGCGCTGGGCAAGCCTGATATCGGCCTGCTTTCGATGACAGAAATGCTTGACCGCGCCCGCAAGATGGTAAGCGCCGTAAATATTCCGGTGATTGCAGATGCCGACACCGGCTTTGGCAATGCCGTTGGCCTGATGCGCACGGTAGAAGAGTATGAGGCTGCCGGTGTGGCGGCTATTCAGCTTGAGGATCAGGTCGCGCCCAAGCGCTGCGGGCATATGTCCGGACGGAAAGTTGTCTCACTGGAGCAAATGGTAGGTAAAATAAAGGCTGCTATTGCCGCGCGCAAGGATGTGGATATGTGCATCATCGCCCGCACTGATGCCCGCACCGTACACGGCATTGATGAGGCGCTGCGCCGTGCAAAGGCATATGAGGCAGCAGGTGCCGACATCATCTTCGTGGAGTCTGTAGAGTCTGTAGAAGAAATGCGTCTGGTCAACAGCACAATAAAAATACCGTCACTGGCTAACATGGTCGAGGGTGGCCGCACACCGCTGATTCCCAATAAGGAATTGCAGGAAGTGGGTTACCGTCTGGTGATTTATCCGACGGCTTCTACCTATGTCACAGCTAAAGCCATGTTCCAGCTTATGCAGCAGCTGAAAGCTGATGGAACTACAGCTACAAGCATGGACAATATGATCGTATTTTCAGAGTTTAACCAGCTGGTCGGCCTGCAGGATTTTGGGAAGATTGAGGATCAGTTTGTTTGCGAATAA
- a CDS encoding sigma-54 interaction domain-containing protein, translating to MYDEQTKILLEALPMIAKITGGYATLTDSNGVMITNYDYKGEELSQFKNQVYEMATRCIKEKRPLIGPARYDQNCMAWAVPINNYVLVSTDTQRIRNEENLKEAMKKALPGIARIAGGYATMCDKMGQRIISFDSNGQQVEVAGDFEQARRSITSKEPIVTMSTHAEGVYVAYIPITSDCCLILNNATTSKKSIKLMQEVKRLQNTKYNICDIIGESQAIKRTLSETVRIARSNSTVLLVGETGTGKEMFAQAIHNASHSGGPFVAINCGALPDSLIESHLFGYEEGAFTGAKKGGMLGSFEQADGGTIFLDEINELDFNLQSKLLRVLQEKEVTRIGGSKPIRVNTRVISATNKNLRELVKEKKFREDLYYRLDVIRITIPPLREREGDVPRLAEYFLNKYNTNLGRVIKQISNEAMDALQKYNWPGNVRELENTIEFAVNVAEYTEMEILLHHLPQHIILHNQKIKEVSKASLYENGRTLDDYVMEYEKEIIKIALENAKYKSSLAAKRLGVSVSTLWRKMQKYGIDV from the coding sequence ATGTACGACGAGCAAACCAAAATCTTACTCGAAGCGTTGCCGATGATTGCAAAAATCACTGGGGGATATGCGACCTTAACAGACTCCAACGGAGTCATGATTACCAATTATGATTACAAGGGAGAAGAACTTTCCCAGTTTAAGAACCAGGTGTATGAGATGGCCACCCGCTGTATTAAGGAGAAGCGGCCGCTGATTGGACCGGCGCGCTATGACCAGAACTGTATGGCCTGGGCAGTTCCTATTAATAACTATGTCCTGGTCAGTACAGATACGCAGCGCATTCGCAACGAGGAAAATTTAAAAGAAGCCATGAAGAAAGCACTGCCGGGTATAGCAAGGATTGCGGGCGGTTATGCGACCATGTGTGACAAAATGGGTCAGCGGATTATCAGCTTTGACTCCAATGGGCAACAGGTTGAAGTAGCAGGCGACTTTGAGCAGGCCAGGCGGTCCATCACATCCAAGGAACCTATTGTCACCATGTCCACCCATGCTGAGGGTGTTTATGTCGCATATATCCCGATTACCAGTGACTGCTGCCTAATCCTGAACAATGCCACTACCTCTAAGAAAAGTATAAAGCTGATGCAGGAGGTCAAACGCCTGCAGAATACTAAGTATAATATCTGTGATATCATCGGTGAAAGTCAGGCCATTAAACGCACCTTGTCGGAGACTGTGCGAATTGCCCGCAGCAATTCGACAGTTTTGCTTGTCGGTGAAACTGGAACCGGCAAGGAAATGTTCGCGCAGGCCATTCACAATGCCAGCCATTCAGGCGGGCCGTTTGTGGCCATAAACTGTGGTGCGCTGCCAGATTCTCTGATTGAAAGCCATCTGTTCGGTTATGAGGAAGGTGCATTTACCGGGGCAAAAAAGGGTGGAATGCTAGGTTCGTTCGAGCAGGCCGATGGTGGTACAATCTTTCTTGATGAAATTAATGAACTGGATTTTAACTTGCAGAGTAAGCTGCTGCGTGTGCTGCAGGAAAAGGAAGTTACCCGCATCGGTGGCAGCAAGCCTATTCGTGTGAATACGCGTGTCATAAGCGCGACAAATAAAAATTTGCGGGAATTAGTCAAGGAGAAGAAGTTCCGTGAAGATCTATACTATCGGCTGGATGTAATCCGAATTACCATCCCGCCTCTGCGCGAGCGAGAGGGAGATGTACCTCGGCTTGCAGAGTATTTTTTAAATAAATACAACACGAATCTTGGCAGAGTAATCAAGCAGATTAGTAACGAGGCGATGGATGCCCTGCAAAAGTACAATTGGCCAGGTAACGTCCGCGAACTGGAAAATACTATAGAATTTGCGGTGAATGTTGCAGAGTATACGGAAATGGAGATTCTACTGCATCATCTGCCGCAGCATATCATATTGCATAACCAGAAAATCAAGGAAGTCAGCAAGGCCAGCCTTTATGAAAATGGTCGCACATTGGATGATTATGTTATGGAGTATGAAAAAGAAATCATAAAAATTGCATTAGAAAATGCAAAATACAAATCCAGTTTGGCGGCAAAGCGTTTGGGGGTTAGCGTGAGTACACTATGGCGCAAAATGCAGAAATATGGAATTGATGTCTAA